The following coding sequences are from one Caballeronia sp. SBC1 window:
- a CDS encoding MFS transporter — MNDIVNESLSAPVPSGKWYARLTKKHWLTLNGAFLGWIFDGYEALALIMVLPALMHSVLTAGQMSSLPLYAGLVIGITLLGWGVGGLVGGVLADYVGRKPMMMWSVLMYALLTGCTAFSGNLIYLCVLRFLTGLAMGSEWSTGIALIAETWPRDARAKGAGFLQSGFGWGTLIAAVIWYALSSFNPFGADNWRVMFVVGALPAFFVLYIRRGVDESEQWQQAVRNKQWSATGTSDASNRSTKRPFTLKQVFSERESVRRIVLTTILSIVTIVGWWAVSSWLPARTAELAALEHVVNAGHWISSVSIVYTVGAILAYMLSGFIIDSVGRRWFLFLGFTGSLATTVLAYGWISSVEGMLAISAINGFFTLGCTFAWLAIYPAELFNASVRSTATSFVFNSARLIAWIFPILSGSMIKSFGGVSHAALMFGSVYVIGMILPWFLPETKDIGLPEDLDSHGAHAARS; from the coding sequence ATGAATGACATCGTAAACGAATCACTCTCAGCGCCCGTGCCGTCTGGCAAGTGGTACGCGCGCTTGACCAAAAAGCACTGGCTCACCCTGAACGGTGCATTTCTTGGATGGATCTTCGATGGCTATGAAGCGCTTGCCCTGATCATGGTGCTGCCCGCATTGATGCATTCGGTGTTGACGGCTGGCCAGATGAGTTCGCTGCCGCTTTACGCCGGGTTGGTGATCGGGATCACGTTGCTGGGATGGGGGGTAGGCGGCCTGGTTGGTGGCGTACTTGCCGACTATGTCGGGCGCAAGCCGATGATGATGTGGTCGGTACTCATGTACGCGTTGCTGACCGGATGCACGGCATTCTCGGGCAATCTGATTTACCTGTGCGTTTTGCGCTTCTTGACGGGCCTCGCCATGGGCAGCGAATGGAGCACAGGTATCGCGCTCATTGCAGAGACATGGCCGCGTGACGCAAGAGCCAAAGGTGCTGGCTTTCTTCAATCCGGATTTGGCTGGGGCACGCTCATTGCGGCCGTGATCTGGTACGCCTTGTCGAGCTTCAATCCATTCGGTGCGGACAACTGGCGTGTGATGTTTGTCGTCGGCGCATTGCCCGCATTTTTTGTTTTGTATATTCGGCGTGGCGTGGACGAATCGGAGCAATGGCAGCAAGCGGTGCGCAATAAGCAATGGAGCGCAACCGGTACCAGCGACGCGAGCAACCGCTCCACCAAGCGGCCCTTTACCTTGAAGCAGGTGTTTAGCGAGCGCGAGTCCGTTCGCCGAATTGTACTGACGACCATACTGTCCATCGTGACGATAGTAGGCTGGTGGGCAGTCTCAAGCTGGCTGCCTGCACGCACGGCAGAATTGGCGGCACTGGAACATGTTGTCAATGCCGGGCACTGGATCTCGTCGGTATCGATTGTCTATACGGTAGGTGCCATTCTTGCCTATATGCTTTCGGGCTTCATCATCGATAGCGTAGGTAGGCGTTGGTTTCTTTTTCTGGGCTTTACCGGTTCGCTGGCGACAACCGTCCTGGCCTATGGCTGGATCAGTTCTGTGGAAGGCATGCTGGCCATTTCCGCGATCAACGGATTCTTTACGCTGGGTTGCACGTTCGCCTGGCTCGCTATCTATCCGGCCGAATTATTCAATGCGTCCGTCCGTTCGACCGCGACGAGCTTCGTGTTCAATTCCGCCCGCCTCATTGCCTGGATTTTCCCGATTCTCTCCGGTTCGATGATCAAATCCTTTGGCGGTGTATCCCATGCCGCACTGATGTTCGGCTCCGTGTATGTCATCGGCATGATTCTTCCCTGGTTCCTTCCGGAAACAAAAGACATCGGCTTGCCCGAGGATCTTGATTCTCATGGCGCGCACGCTGCGCGCAGTTAG
- the leuC gene encoding 3-isopropylmalate dehydratase large subunit, with translation MGRTLYDKIFDAHVVRSQADGTVLLYVDRHLVNEVTSPQAFESMRIEGRAVWRPRANLAVADHNVPTTDRSHGIEDAISRTQVLALEDNTGASSIRHFGMNHPQQGILHVVAPEIGSTLPGMTIVCGDSHTSTHGALGTLAFGVGTSEIEHVLSTQTLVTRRSKRMRITVDGALPAGCTAKDVALAIIGHIGTDGATGHAIEFAGPVVRNLSMEGRMTLCNMSIEAGARAGLIAVDAITLAYCETRALAPKGEDWVRARNEWDQLYSDDDAVFDTEVRIDVTALSPQVTWGTSPEMVTDVTGCVPDPGSAGDHAKRTSYLNALSYMGLEPGTPITSIALDKIFIGSCTNGRIEDLRAAAEVLVRIGGRIAANIKLALAVPGSTAVKRQAEEEGLHEIFLAAGFEWREAGCSMCLAMNADRLGRGERVASTSNRNFEGRQGAGGRSHLVSPPMAAAAALKGHFADVRALLREGRS, from the coding sequence ATGGGTCGCACGCTGTATGACAAGATATTCGACGCCCACGTCGTCCGAAGCCAGGCGGACGGCACCGTCTTGCTCTACGTTGATCGCCACCTCGTGAATGAGGTCACGAGCCCACAAGCGTTCGAGTCGATGCGTATTGAGGGGCGCGCGGTCTGGCGTCCACGCGCCAACCTCGCTGTCGCGGATCACAACGTGCCCACGACTGACCGCTCACACGGCATTGAAGACGCTATCTCCCGTACACAGGTCCTGGCCCTCGAAGACAATACCGGCGCGAGCAGTATCAGACACTTCGGCATGAACCATCCGCAACAAGGCATTCTTCATGTGGTTGCGCCGGAGATTGGAAGCACGCTGCCCGGAATGACGATTGTCTGTGGCGACTCTCATACCAGTACGCACGGTGCGTTAGGGACCCTGGCATTCGGCGTGGGAACGTCCGAAATTGAGCACGTCCTCAGTACGCAAACACTGGTGACGAGGCGCAGCAAGCGCATGCGTATCACGGTTGACGGGGCGCTCCCCGCGGGCTGTACTGCAAAGGATGTCGCGCTTGCCATTATTGGACATATTGGCACGGACGGTGCGACGGGGCATGCGATCGAGTTCGCGGGTCCAGTGGTTCGCAACCTGTCCATGGAAGGTCGAATGACCCTGTGCAATATGTCCATTGAGGCCGGCGCGAGAGCGGGTCTCATTGCGGTGGATGCAATCACGCTGGCTTATTGCGAAACGCGTGCCCTTGCACCGAAAGGTGAGGATTGGGTGCGTGCAAGGAACGAATGGGACCAGCTCTACTCGGACGACGATGCCGTATTCGATACAGAAGTCCGCATCGACGTAACGGCGCTCTCGCCTCAGGTCACATGGGGAACCTCTCCCGAGATGGTCACTGATGTGACGGGCTGCGTTCCAGATCCCGGTTCGGCAGGCGATCATGCAAAGCGCACGTCTTATCTCAACGCACTGAGCTATATGGGATTGGAACCAGGAACGCCAATTACCTCAATCGCGCTGGACAAGATATTCATTGGTTCGTGCACCAATGGCCGCATTGAAGATTTACGCGCCGCGGCCGAAGTACTGGTGAGAATCGGTGGGCGGATCGCCGCCAATATCAAGCTTGCGCTTGCCGTGCCAGGATCGACCGCCGTTAAACGTCAAGCGGAGGAAGAGGGGCTGCACGAGATCTTTCTTGCCGCCGGATTTGAGTGGCGTGAAGCCGGTTGTTCAATGTGCCTGGCGATGAATGCAGATCGGCTCGGCCGAGGCGAGCGTGTTGCGTCTACATCGAATCGAAATTTCGAGGGCAGGCAGGGCGCCGGAGGCAGATCACACCTCGTGAGCCCACCGATGGCCGCGGCGGCCGCATTGAAAGGGCACTTCGCCGATGTCCGCGCTTTGTTGCGAGAAGGTAGATCGTAG
- the leuD gene encoding 3-isopropylmalate dehydratase small subunit gives MTPFTEHTGLVVPLDRDNIDTDAIIPKQFMKSIARTGFGPYVFDEWRFFDEGYYGKPLSERTLNPDCSLNFPRFANASILLTGKNFGCGSSREHAPWALYQFGFRVVIATSFADIFFNNCCKNGILPVVLEETRIKTLRQAVENTIGFRLRVDLTTCQVMSPSGECFQFDVPEALRKNLLEGIDEVGATLLFADEIRAFEQARITHRPWL, from the coding sequence ATGACACCCTTTACTGAGCATACTGGACTGGTGGTCCCGCTAGACCGGGATAATATCGACACGGACGCGATCATTCCAAAGCAGTTCATGAAGTCGATCGCGCGGACTGGTTTTGGGCCTTATGTATTCGATGAGTGGCGTTTCTTTGATGAGGGGTACTACGGGAAGCCCTTGTCCGAGCGAACGTTGAATCCAGATTGCTCACTCAATTTTCCGCGCTTCGCCAATGCCTCCATCTTGCTGACCGGAAAGAACTTTGGCTGTGGCAGTTCCCGCGAGCATGCGCCATGGGCACTGTATCAATTCGGCTTTCGCGTTGTGATTGCGACGAGTTTCGCTGATATTTTCTTCAACAACTGCTGTAAGAACGGCATCCTTCCCGTCGTCCTGGAAGAGACGCGGATCAAGACATTGCGGCAAGCGGTAGAGAACACGATCGGCTTTCGTCTGCGGGTTGATTTGACCACGTGCCAAGTGATGTCTCCGAGCGGCGAGTGCTTTCAATTCGATGTGCCAGAAGCGTTACGCAAGAACCTTCTCGAGGGCATAGACGAGGTGGGCGCGACATTATTGTTCGCGGATGAAATCAGAGCGTTTGAGCAAGCGAGGATAACGCATCGCCCGTGGTTGTGA
- a CDS encoding LysR substrate-binding domain-containing protein: MELRHLRYFVALAEQLSFTVAAEKVHVTQSTLSHQIRQLEDELGCRLFDRENKRVSMTQTGEAFLERVQNALREVDEGISTVRLAADEMSGVVRIGTTHTFNMRIIPRCMALFLERHPSVRVDVLEMSGDDIAAALLRGELDIGVTYKPQNAPELRFEPLYSEEMLLAVGEKHPFAQRRFVRTAELHLQRIVLLPRTFATRALLEECFRMANATPVVVAEMNAIAPMIELVSITNIAAIVSEHALRRDDVRVIPLESPTPVRSPGLLWRTGEARSPAARAFASIIRGVSNGEGRDKRRNRTRKLAPGNTSSSA, translated from the coding sequence ATGGAACTGCGTCACCTTCGCTACTTCGTCGCGCTTGCCGAACAATTGAGCTTTACCGTCGCAGCGGAAAAGGTGCACGTGACGCAATCAACGCTCTCGCATCAGATCCGGCAACTTGAAGATGAATTAGGCTGCCGGCTGTTCGACCGCGAGAACAAGCGCGTGAGCATGACGCAGACCGGCGAGGCGTTCCTCGAACGCGTTCAGAACGCGCTACGTGAGGTCGACGAAGGTATTTCGACCGTTCGTCTTGCGGCCGATGAAATGAGCGGTGTGGTGCGGATTGGCACGACCCACACGTTCAACATGCGGATCATCCCGCGCTGCATGGCGCTTTTCCTGGAACGTCATCCGTCGGTTCGCGTGGATGTACTCGAGATGTCCGGGGACGACATAGCCGCGGCGCTTCTGCGCGGGGAACTGGATATAGGCGTGACCTACAAGCCGCAGAACGCGCCGGAGTTGCGTTTTGAACCGCTTTATAGCGAAGAAATGTTGCTGGCGGTAGGCGAGAAGCACCCGTTCGCTCAACGCCGGTTTGTTCGCACGGCCGAATTGCACTTACAGCGGATCGTGCTGCTGCCGCGCACCTTCGCTACTCGCGCCCTCCTCGAAGAGTGTTTCAGGATGGCTAACGCGACGCCGGTGGTGGTTGCCGAGATGAATGCAATTGCACCGATGATCGAACTCGTCAGCATAACGAACATTGCTGCCATCGTGTCCGAACACGCATTGCGGCGTGATGACGTGCGCGTGATTCCTCTCGAAAGCCCGACGCCCGTGCGTTCGCCGGGACTGCTGTGGCGCACCGGCGAGGCGCGCTCGCCGGCAGCCCGTGCCTTCGCCTCGATCATTCGCGGGGTCAGCAATGGTGAGGGGCGAGACAAGCGCCGCAACCGTACCCGCAAGCTTGCGCCGGGGAACACGAGTTCATCGGCCTGA
- a CDS encoding citryl-CoA lyase codes for MKIGKETIPRTAISTSNEYAIVVRGRDLAGELIGKVSFTDYFYLLVTGQMPTPAITAVLDATLVAIAEHGLVPSVQASRMTLAAAPDALQGAVAAGILGCGSVILGASETCGRLLEEVREREQEDKDFASAASAVVTEYRAARRPIPGYGHPLHKQRDPRVAALFDVAERNGADMTYVRIAEAIEAVLPDIYGKSLMLNVSAAIPAVLLGVGFPAAALKGVPILARTAGLIGHLTEELTRSIGFALSYQATRDLVYDGDLPEGFVPDA; via the coding sequence ATGAAAATCGGCAAGGAAACGATACCCCGTACCGCCATCTCAACGTCGAACGAGTACGCCATTGTCGTGCGCGGACGCGATCTCGCGGGCGAACTGATCGGCAAGGTTTCTTTCACGGACTATTTCTATTTGCTGGTGACCGGGCAGATGCCGACGCCGGCAATCACCGCCGTACTGGACGCAACCCTGGTCGCCATCGCCGAACACGGACTCGTGCCAAGCGTGCAGGCGAGCCGGATGACGCTGGCCGCCGCGCCGGACGCCCTGCAAGGGGCTGTGGCCGCCGGCATCCTCGGGTGCGGCTCGGTCATCCTGGGCGCCTCTGAGACGTGCGGCAGGCTGCTGGAAGAGGTGCGGGAGCGTGAACAAGAGGACAAGGATTTCGCGAGCGCCGCGAGCGCCGTTGTCACGGAGTACCGCGCGGCACGACGCCCGATACCGGGCTACGGCCACCCGCTGCACAAGCAGCGCGATCCACGCGTTGCCGCATTGTTCGACGTGGCTGAGCGCAACGGCGCGGACATGACCTATGTCCGGATCGCCGAGGCGATCGAAGCAGTGCTTCCCGACATTTATGGCAAATCGTTGATGCTGAACGTGTCGGCGGCGATTCCGGCAGTGCTGCTCGGCGTAGGCTTCCCGGCGGCCGCTCTCAAGGGTGTGCCGATTCTCGCGCGCACGGCGGGCCTCATCGGCCACCTCACGGAAGAGTTGACGCGCTCGATCGGCTTCGCGCTGTCCTATCAGGCCACCCGCGACCTGGTGTACGACGGCGACCTGCCTGAAGGTTTCGTGCCGGACGCCTGA
- a CDS encoding CaiB/BaiF CoA-transferase family protein: MTKVLEGVRVLEQGTFITGPAAGMLLGDLGADVVKIEQPGTGDPFRAFKGGLYSPHYQTYNRNKRSVTLNTKDAPDLALFDALVRDADVYIQNFRPGAAERLNTGYERLRAINPRLIYCAISGFGQTGPAANRPAYDSVAQAASGFLGLLINPENPRVVGPAIADSLTGFYAAYGILGALHERHRTGVGRKVEVSMLEAMSHFNLDAFTHFYSAGEVMGPYSRPSVSQSYVMQCADGKWLALHMSSPEKFWTGLANAIERPTLLDDPRFADRAGRIAHQEDLIALMSGIFCQRDRAYWCERLEANDVPHAPMYDASEALEDPQAKHLELLVQAEHPTMGSFRTVRPPVTFDGARSTDVIPPPTLGEHNEEVLGPLRQRFADHQTQ; the protein is encoded by the coding sequence ATGACAAAAGTTCTCGAGGGCGTTCGCGTGCTGGAGCAGGGTACCTTCATTACCGGCCCCGCGGCCGGTATGCTGCTGGGCGATCTTGGCGCGGATGTCGTCAAGATCGAACAGCCCGGCACAGGCGACCCGTTCCGGGCGTTCAAGGGTGGCCTCTACAGTCCGCATTACCAGACCTATAACCGCAACAAGCGCAGCGTCACCCTGAACACCAAGGACGCGCCGGATCTCGCGCTCTTCGATGCGCTGGTCCGTGACGCGGACGTGTATATCCAGAACTTTCGTCCCGGTGCGGCGGAGCGGTTGAATACGGGCTACGAGCGGCTTCGGGCGATCAACCCCCGGCTCATCTATTGCGCGATAAGCGGGTTCGGCCAGACCGGGCCAGCCGCCAACCGGCCCGCTTACGATTCGGTTGCGCAGGCAGCGAGCGGGTTTCTCGGCTTGCTGATCAATCCAGAGAATCCGCGCGTGGTCGGCCCGGCGATCGCAGACTCGCTGACCGGTTTCTACGCGGCCTACGGCATTCTCGGCGCGCTGCATGAGCGGCACCGGACGGGCGTTGGCCGCAAGGTGGAGGTGTCCATGTTGGAGGCAATGAGCCATTTCAACCTCGATGCCTTCACGCACTTCTATTCAGCCGGCGAAGTGATGGGGCCGTACAGCAGGCCCAGCGTATCGCAGTCCTATGTGATGCAGTGCGCGGACGGCAAGTGGCTCGCGCTGCATATGTCGTCCCCGGAAAAATTCTGGACCGGCTTGGCGAACGCTATCGAACGGCCGACGTTGCTGGACGATCCGCGCTTCGCAGACCGGGCCGGTCGCATTGCCCATCAGGAAGATCTGATCGCCTTGATGAGCGGCATTTTCTGTCAGCGTGATCGTGCGTACTGGTGTGAGCGCCTTGAGGCGAATGACGTCCCGCATGCGCCGATGTACGACGCAAGCGAGGCGCTCGAGGATCCGCAGGCGAAGCATCTGGAATTGCTCGTGCAGGCCGAGCATCCGACAATGGGCAGCTTCCGCACGGTTCGTCCGCCGGTGACTTTTGACGGCGCACGCTCGACCGATGTCATTCCGCCGCCAACGCTTGGCGAACACAACGAAGAAGTGCTTGGACCCTTGCGGCAGCGTTTCGCGGACCACCAGACACAATGA
- a CDS encoding MFS transporter, with the protein METTNGLLAQKGAAGSPLPADRSGAIAVDAEKTFGRIARRLIPFLFLCYVLNYIDRVNISFAHLQFRADIGLTEASYGLGVGVFYIGYVLFEVPSNLLLRRIGPRLTIARIMVLWGLVSLSMMFVQNTTQFYIARIALGVAEAGFFPGVVYYLTSWFPERHRAKVLSAFVLGIAVAGITGGPVSGWILSHAEGWHALHAWQWLFLLEGIPPVLVGICALWYLPDSAESASWLSPEEKELVARELAGNGNRAGATGRTQHFGAALRSWRVYVCAFGYFTITWAGSVLNFWAPSVIRQVGVSSPWHIGLVSAVPYLIGAVGMILASRHSDARNERRLHFACCALLASAGAVMLGAAHASFVPAIAGLALVAIGYLACTAIFWTIPAQFLSGTASAGAIALISSIGQLGSLMAPAIIGKLTAITHEISAGSYLAAMVLACGAIVIAVFMRERAER; encoded by the coding sequence ATGGAAACGACCAATGGCTTGCTGGCGCAAAAGGGGGCGGCCGGTTCGCCGCTTCCGGCGGACCGGAGCGGCGCGATCGCAGTCGACGCGGAGAAAACGTTCGGCCGCATTGCGCGCAGGCTGATCCCGTTCCTTTTTCTTTGCTACGTCCTTAACTATATCGACCGGGTCAACATCAGCTTTGCGCATCTGCAGTTCAGGGCCGATATCGGTTTGACCGAAGCGTCTTATGGGCTCGGCGTCGGCGTGTTTTATATCGGCTACGTTTTGTTTGAAGTGCCCAGCAACCTCCTGCTTCGCCGTATTGGGCCGCGTCTGACCATCGCGCGGATCATGGTGCTATGGGGACTCGTTTCGCTGTCGATGATGTTCGTGCAGAACACAACGCAGTTCTACATCGCGCGGATCGCGCTTGGTGTGGCCGAGGCAGGTTTTTTCCCGGGCGTCGTGTATTACCTTACCTCGTGGTTCCCGGAGCGCCATCGCGCGAAAGTGTTGTCGGCGTTCGTTCTAGGCATTGCGGTTGCCGGTATCACGGGCGGTCCGGTCTCGGGATGGATCTTGAGCCACGCCGAGGGCTGGCATGCATTGCACGCGTGGCAATGGCTGTTTCTTCTGGAAGGGATTCCGCCGGTGTTGGTGGGCATTTGCGCGCTTTGGTATTTGCCGGATTCAGCCGAAAGCGCAAGCTGGTTGTCGCCCGAGGAAAAAGAGCTGGTCGCGCGTGAACTGGCAGGTAACGGTAACAGGGCCGGTGCAACGGGCCGAACCCAGCATTTCGGCGCGGCTTTGCGCAGCTGGCGCGTCTATGTCTGCGCGTTCGGTTACTTCACGATCACGTGGGCAGGTAGCGTGCTGAACTTCTGGGCACCGTCGGTGATCCGGCAAGTAGGCGTTTCCAGTCCATGGCATATCGGGCTGGTGTCAGCGGTGCCTTATCTGATTGGCGCAGTCGGCATGATCCTGGCGAGCCGTCACTCCGACGCACGCAACGAGCGCCGCTTGCATTTTGCCTGCTGCGCGTTGCTGGCGTCAGCGGGAGCGGTCATGCTCGGCGCCGCGCACGCGTCGTTCGTGCCGGCGATTGCCGGGCTGGCGCTGGTCGCCATTGGGTACCTCGCATGCACGGCGATCTTCTGGACGATTCCAGCGCAGTTCCTGTCCGGTACGGCATCCGCAGGCGCCATTGCATTGATCTCCAGCATTGGGCAGCTTGGCAGCTTGATGGCGCCGGCTATCATCGGCAAGCTGACCGCGATCACCCATGAGATCAGCGCGGGCTCCTATCTCGCGGCCATGGTGCTGGCTTGCGGCGCGATCGTGATCGCCGTGTTCATGCGCGAGCGCGCCGAACGATAA
- the gcvA gene encoding transcriptional regulator GcvA has product MHNRVTLKSVQAFEAAARLSSFALAAEELFVTPSAISHQIKLLEEQLSIRLFHRLHRTVILTDSGRQYAEEITSAFARIDAATREIGRVAKSDILTIHSTPSFATQWLMPRIARFSAAHPDIDVRLNASSEAMNLISEAVDIDIRYGPRKLQPAGTMVLELPPETIVPLCAPALMAGDYPLRSVADLQHHPLIHSEGCLVGWRDWMRQHRKIRLDIGRGPRFDRSFMAISAAVDGLGVCLESLLLAQRELETGRLVAPFGFDGLHVNGYTLNLLKSRVELPKLRSFQDWLFAELEK; this is encoded by the coding sequence ATGCACAATCGCGTCACCCTCAAGTCGGTACAAGCATTCGAAGCTGCCGCGCGGCTCTCGTCGTTCGCGCTCGCAGCAGAAGAACTGTTCGTGACGCCCTCCGCCATCAGCCATCAAATCAAGCTGCTCGAAGAGCAATTGAGCATTCGTCTGTTTCATCGGCTGCATCGCACGGTGATCCTGACGGACTCCGGGCGGCAATACGCGGAGGAAATAACCTCAGCGTTTGCGCGGATTGACGCGGCGACCCGCGAGATCGGCCGGGTCGCGAAAAGCGACATCCTTACAATCCATTCCACACCGAGCTTTGCGACTCAATGGCTGATGCCGCGCATCGCGCGTTTCAGCGCGGCGCACCCGGACATTGATGTGCGTTTGAACGCGTCGTCAGAGGCGATGAACCTGATTTCGGAGGCAGTCGACATCGACATCCGCTACGGTCCACGGAAATTGCAGCCGGCCGGCACGATGGTGCTCGAACTGCCGCCCGAGACGATCGTTCCGCTGTGCGCGCCGGCGCTCATGGCGGGCGACTATCCGCTGCGCAGCGTCGCCGACTTGCAGCACCATCCGCTGATTCATAGTGAAGGGTGTCTCGTCGGCTGGCGTGACTGGATGCGCCAGCATCGCAAGATCCGGCTCGACATTGGACGCGGGCCGCGCTTTGACCGCTCGTTCATGGCGATCAGCGCGGCGGTCGACGGTCTGGGGGTGTGCCTGGAGAGCCTGCTTTTGGCGCAACGTGAACTGGAAACCGGGAGGCTGGTTGCCCCGTTCGGCTTCGACGGATTACATGTGAACGGCTATACGCTGAACTTGTTGAAGTCGCGAGTGGAATTGCCAAAGCTGCGTAGCTTCCAGGATTGGCTGTTCGCTGAACTGGAGAAGTGA
- a CDS encoding transketolase, with amino-acid sequence MNTKETAPYAKLAEHAYQIRRNALRMGEVQGQGYIGQALDIADVLAVAYFRAMRYRADDPEWEGRDRFLLSNGHYAIALYAALIEAGIIADEELETYGSDDSRLPMSGMASYTPGMEMSGGSLGQGLTIAVGRCLGLKRKGSDALVYTLFSDGELDEGAVWEGLMSAAHWKLDNLIAMVDVNNQQADGPSSTVMAFEPLVDKLLAFGWFVQRVDGNDLAAVVEAFDAARAHPEAQPRIIVCDTRMGCGVPFLEAREKNHFIRVDANEWQLALQALEAGRNA; translated from the coding sequence GTGAACACTAAGGAAACCGCGCCCTACGCCAAGCTCGCGGAGCACGCCTATCAGATCCGCCGCAACGCGCTGCGCATGGGCGAGGTGCAGGGGCAGGGCTACATTGGTCAGGCGCTCGATATTGCCGACGTGCTGGCCGTCGCTTATTTCCGCGCGATGCGCTATCGCGCCGATGACCCCGAGTGGGAGGGCCGCGACCGCTTCCTGCTATCCAACGGCCATTACGCGATCGCGCTATACGCGGCTTTGATCGAGGCCGGCATCATCGCCGATGAAGAGCTGGAGACCTATGGCAGCGACGACAGCCGTTTGCCTATGTCCGGCATGGCGAGCTACACCCCGGGCATGGAGATGTCCGGCGGCTCGCTTGGGCAGGGGCTGACGATCGCGGTCGGCCGTTGCCTGGGTCTGAAGCGCAAAGGCTCGGACGCATTGGTCTACACACTCTTCTCCGACGGCGAACTGGATGAGGGCGCGGTATGGGAAGGCCTGATGTCGGCCGCCCACTGGAAGCTCGACAACCTGATCGCAATGGTCGACGTGAACAACCAGCAGGCGGACGGACCCTCTTCGACGGTGATGGCGTTCGAGCCGCTGGTCGACAAGCTGCTTGCGTTTGGATGGTTCGTGCAGCGCGTGGACGGCAACGATCTTGCCGCCGTTGTCGAAGCGTTCGATGCAGCGCGCGCCCATCCGGAAGCGCAACCCCGGATCATTGTCTGCGATACGCGTATGGGATGTGGCGTGCCCTTTCTCGAAGCACGTGAGAAGAACCACTTTATCCGCGTCGATGCGAACGAGTGGCAACTCGCGTTGCAAGCGCTGGAAGCCGGGAGAAATGCATGA
- a CDS encoding transketolase family protein, translating to MSTAAPKPRLKTSAMIASIAGEGQITRSAPFGHALVELARNRPEVVGMTADLGKYTDLHLFAKEYPERYYQMGMAEQLLMGAAAGMAHEGAQPFVTTYAVFAARRAYDFIHQAIAEDNLDVKIVCALPGLTTGYGPSHQAAEDLALFRAMPNLTVIDPCDALEIEQMVPAIADHRGPVYARLLRGNVPVVLDEYGYRFELGRAKLLRDGAEVLIISTGIMTMRALETAKALAADRVDVGVLHVPTIKPLDTATLLREARRSGRLVVVAENHTVIGGLGEAVAAVLLTNGVAPPFRQIGLPDAFLDAGALPTLHDRYGISTQAMCDTIKGWLR from the coding sequence ATGAGCACCGCCGCACCGAAACCGCGTTTGAAAACATCGGCGATGATTGCCTCGATCGCAGGCGAAGGGCAGATCACCCGCTCTGCTCCGTTCGGTCACGCACTGGTCGAGCTGGCGCGCAACCGTCCGGAAGTGGTCGGCATGACAGCCGATCTCGGCAAGTACACCGACCTGCATCTGTTCGCGAAGGAATACCCGGAGCGCTACTACCAGATGGGCATGGCCGAACAACTGTTGATGGGCGCTGCGGCCGGCATGGCGCACGAAGGCGCGCAGCCGTTCGTCACCACCTATGCGGTGTTCGCCGCGCGCCGCGCCTACGACTTCATCCACCAGGCGATTGCCGAGGACAACCTCGATGTCAAGATCGTCTGCGCCTTGCCCGGCCTTACGACCGGCTACGGGCCGAGCCACCAGGCGGCCGAAGACCTCGCGCTGTTCCGCGCGATGCCGAACCTCACGGTGATCGACCCGTGCGATGCGCTGGAAATTGAGCAGATGGTGCCGGCGATCGCCGACCATCGCGGGCCGGTGTATGCACGGCTGTTGCGCGGCAACGTGCCGGTCGTGCTCGACGAATACGGCTACCGGTTCGAACTTGGCCGAGCGAAGCTGCTGCGCGACGGTGCCGAGGTGCTGATCATCTCGACGGGGATCATGACCATGCGCGCGCTGGAAACGGCCAAGGCGCTGGCTGCCGATCGTGTTGATGTGGGCGTGCTGCACGTGCCGACCATCAAGCCGCTCGACACCGCCACGCTGCTGCGCGAAGCACGCCGCTCTGGACGCCTCGTGGTGGTGGCGGAGAACCATACGGTGATCGGCGGGCTAGGGGAGGCCGTCGCAGCAGTACTCCTGACTAACGGCGTGGCGCCGCCGTTCCGTCAGATCGGACTGCCCGACGCGTTTCTCGACGCGGGTGCGCTGCCGACCTTGCACGACCGTTACGGTATTTCGACCCAGGCGATGTGCGACACGATCAAAGGCTGGCTGCGGTAG